The following proteins come from a genomic window of Acuticoccus sediminis:
- a CDS encoding NuoB/complex I 20 kDa subunit family protein produces MELTQDKPILDQRGAGTGGAPATSVSVAGNQPDDEFFRSISDELADKGFVLTSTEALIQWARTGSLMWMTFGLACCAVEMMQMSMPRYDVERFGIAPRASPRQSDVMIVAGTLTNKMAPALRKVYDQMPEPRYVVSMGSCANGGGYYHYSYSVVRGCDRVVPVDIYVPGCPPTAEALLYGILLLQRKIRRTGTIER; encoded by the coding sequence ATGGAATTGACGCAGGACAAACCGATCCTCGACCAGCGCGGTGCCGGCACGGGTGGCGCGCCGGCGACCAGCGTGTCCGTCGCGGGCAACCAGCCGGACGACGAGTTCTTCCGGTCGATCTCGGACGAACTGGCCGACAAGGGCTTCGTCCTCACCTCGACCGAGGCGCTCATCCAGTGGGCGCGTACCGGCTCCCTGATGTGGATGACCTTCGGCCTCGCCTGCTGCGCGGTCGAGATGATGCAGATGTCGATGCCGCGCTACGACGTCGAGCGCTTCGGCATCGCCCCGCGCGCGTCCCCCCGCCAGTCCGACGTGATGATCGTCGCCGGCACGCTGACGAACAAGATGGCGCCGGCGCTGCGCAAGGTCTACGACCAGATGCCCGAGCCGCGCTACGTCGTGTCGATGGGCTCGTGCGCCAACGGCGGCGGCTACTACCACTACTCCTACTCGGTGGTGCGTGGCTGCGACCGGGTCGTCCCGGTGGACATCTACGTCCCCGGCTGCCCGCCGACCGCCGAGGCGCTGCTCTACGGCATCCTCCTTCTGCAGCGCAAAATCCGGCGCACCGGGACGATCGAGCGTTAA
- a CDS encoding NADH-quinone oxidoreductase subunit A, translating into MEDLLTSYLPVIIFTGIATVIGLALLVIPFIVAYKAPDAEKLSAYECGFNAFDDARMKFDIRFYLVAILFIIFDLEVAFLFPWVLSFDNIGWFGFGSVMLFLAILTIGFVYEWKKGALEWN; encoded by the coding sequence ATGGAAGACCTCCTCACCAGCTACCTTCCGGTGATCATTTTTACCGGGATCGCCACCGTCATCGGGCTTGCGCTGCTCGTCATCCCGTTCATCGTCGCCTACAAGGCGCCGGACGCGGAGAAGCTTTCGGCCTACGAGTGCGGCTTCAATGCGTTCGACGATGCGCGCATGAAGTTCGACATCCGGTTCTATCTGGTCGCGATCCTGTTCATCATCTTCGACCTGGAGGTGGCCTTCCTGTTCCCGTGGGTGCTGTCGTTCGACAACATCGGCTGGTTCGGGTTCGGCTCGGTGATGCTCTTCCTCGCGATCCTCACCATCGGCTTCGTGTATGAGTGGAAGAAGGGAGCGCTGGAATGGAATTGA
- a CDS encoding NADH-quinone oxidoreductase subunit C translates to MAFQPDISALEDLAEMVRTQAGDGVVESGIEFSQLTITVTREAIVDVVRFLRDDPRAAFVNLVDICGVDWPARPERFEVVYHFLSPVQNQRVRLKVLTDEVTPVPSITSLFPAADWYEREAYDLYGILFTSHPDLRRLLTDYGFDGHPLRKDFPLTGFVEVRYDDEAKRVVYEPVKLTQQFRDFDFLSPWEGTDYILPGDEKAAN, encoded by the coding sequence ATGGCCTTCCAACCCGACATCAGCGCGCTCGAGGACCTCGCCGAGATGGTCCGCACCCAGGCCGGTGACGGCGTGGTGGAGTCCGGCATCGAGTTCAGCCAGCTCACGATCACCGTGACGCGCGAGGCGATCGTCGACGTGGTGCGCTTCCTGCGCGACGACCCGCGGGCGGCGTTCGTCAACCTGGTCGACATCTGCGGCGTCGACTGGCCGGCCCGGCCGGAGCGGTTCGAGGTGGTCTACCACTTCCTTTCCCCGGTCCAGAACCAGCGCGTCCGGCTGAAGGTGCTCACCGACGAGGTCACGCCCGTCCCGTCGATCACCTCGCTGTTCCCGGCCGCCGACTGGTACGAGCGCGAGGCGTACGACCTTTACGGCATCCTCTTCACGAGCCATCCGGACCTGCGCCGCCTGCTGACGGACTACGGCTTCGACGGCCACCCGCTGCGCAAGGACTTCCCGCTGACGGGCTTCGTCGAGGTGCGCTACGACGACGAGGCGAAGCGCGTCGTCTACGAGCCGGTGAAGCTGACGCAGCAGTTCCGCGACTTCGACTTCCTCTCCCCCTGGGAGGGCACGGACTACATCCTGCCCGGCGACGAGAAGGCGGCGAACTGA
- a CDS encoding GFA family protein produces MARTGRCLCGAIEFETELQSEDVGACHCSMCRKWSGGPYVEVQTGPLTFTKGEPTVYNSSDWAERLFCPTCGTHICYRTKDGSFHAVNAAAFDSPPTGTLALEVFIDEKPDTYAFEGERKRMTGAEVMAAFAGND; encoded by the coding sequence ATGGCCCGCACCGGACGCTGCCTCTGCGGAGCCATCGAGTTCGAGACGGAGCTGCAGAGCGAGGATGTCGGCGCCTGCCACTGCTCGATGTGCCGCAAGTGGTCGGGCGGCCCCTATGTCGAGGTGCAGACCGGTCCGCTGACGTTCACCAAGGGCGAGCCGACCGTCTACAACTCCTCCGATTGGGCGGAGCGTCTGTTCTGCCCCACCTGCGGGACGCACATCTGCTACCGCACGAAGGACGGCAGCTTCCATGCCGTCAACGCGGCGGCCTTCGACAGTCCGCCGACGGGCACGCTCGCGCTGGAAGTCTTCATCGACGAGAAGCCCGACACCTACGCCTTCGAGGGCGAGCGCAAGCGTATGACCGGGGCGGAGGTGATGGCAGCCTTCGCGGGGAACGACTGA
- a CDS encoding VOC family protein → MSLSLSLVTLVVPDYDAAIAFYVGVLGFELVEDTPVGPLKRWVVVRPRGSGTALLLARAAAPEQADAVGRQTGGRVAFFLTADDFASEHGRLLAAGVRFEEAPRQEPYGTVAVFRDPFGNRWDLLSKR, encoded by the coding sequence GTGAGCCTCTCGCTCTCTTTGGTCACGCTCGTCGTTCCCGATTACGACGCGGCCATCGCGTTCTACGTCGGCGTCCTCGGCTTCGAGCTGGTGGAGGACACCCCCGTCGGCCCCCTCAAGCGCTGGGTGGTTGTCCGCCCGCGCGGTAGCGGCACGGCCCTCCTCCTCGCGAGGGCGGCAGCGCCCGAACAGGCGGACGCGGTCGGCCGGCAGACCGGCGGGCGCGTCGCCTTCTTCCTCACCGCCGACGACTTCGCCTCCGAGCACGGGCGGCTGCTCGCCGCCGGTGTGCGCTTCGAGGAAGCGCCGCGACAGGAGCCCTACGGCACCGTCGCCGTCTTCCGCGACCCGTTCGGCAACCGCTGGGACCTCCTGTCGAAACGCTGA